A stretch of Labrus bergylta chromosome 19, fLabBer1.1, whole genome shotgun sequence DNA encodes these proteins:
- the LOC109984511 gene encoding E3 ubiquitin-protein ligase RNF19A → MSSLHQQHYGSTGSERDLHSAASSVSLPSVKKTPKKRRLSLHSLFGRRRRHDRDPKRKSRPLQAVAGVDGIVSTEIIQPEALQDKTSAHSSLAAASTSSVSGSSSELMECPLCLLRHARDRFPDIMTCHHRSCADCLRQYLRIEISESRVNICCPECAERFNPHDICMILGDRALMEKYEEFMLRRWLVAEPDCRWCPAPDCGYAVIAFGCASCPKITCGREGCGTEFCYHCKQLWHPNQTCDTARQQRAQTFRLRSFRSSSLSYSQESGAAGDDIKPCPRCAAYIIKMNDGSCNHMTCAVCGCEFCWLCMKEISDLHYLSPSGCTFWGKKPWSRKKKILWQLGTLVGAPVGIALIAGIAIPAMIIGIPVYVGRKIHNRYEGKDISKHKRNLVIAGGVTLSVIVSPVVAAVTVGIGVPIMLAYVYGVVPISLCRSGGCGVSAVNGKGVRIEFDDENDNIGSGAAATDTTSVAETRLNNPSLGDGASVGGLTGLSVSGSHMERCGMSSTQRDNMSDNASTTALAGTSITGSLSGSCYNRMEVQADVQKERCSLSGESATVSLGTISDNASTKAMAGSILNAYMPLERDNSLEVQADVESKQEKVRHCSASSSLDEASCSSSIAGLKGASGGACSCPSSSCCAQHDHHCCPFSIPSTSGGKRSKGKLWKRGSSSSSSKGETKINEMRGDLDAQLLEQRSTNSSEFDSPSLSGSLPSVADSHCSHFSSELSCSDPETSRPAQPPCSTTIDPQSHHPNNATAAFNDVNITPMPEVEHDRLEHHPPQSSRTAFTHRLLSTSPPASPKEEGSGTFLYISEESKGTMADTDPEKDKKIKETTKNTTAHSVSPTRKRCIQTDI, encoded by the exons ATGAGCAGCCTGCACCAGCAGCATTATGGCAGCACAGGCTCAGAGCGAGACCTTCACTCTGCTGCCTCCTCTGTCAGCCTCCCGTCTGTCAAGAAGACCCCGAAGAAGCGCCGCCTGTCCTTACACTCGCTTTTTGGCCGCCGCCGCCGTCATGATCGCGATCCCAAGCGCAAGTCCAGGCCTCTGCAGGCTGTAGCTGGAGTGGACGGCATTGTCAGCACTGAAATCATCCAGCCAGAGGCTCTCCAGGATAAAACCTCAGCGCACTCTTCACTTGCCGCAGCATCGACTTCATCTGTGTCGGGTTCTTCATCAGAGCTGATGGAGTGCCCACTGTGCCTCCTGCGCCACGCACGGGACCGCTTCCCTGACATCATGACCTGTCACCACCGCTCCTGTGCAGACTGTCTGCGGCAGTATCTTCGCATCGAAATCTCAGAGTCCCGCGTCAACATCTGCTGCCCCGAGTGCGCGGAGCGCTTCAATCCCCACGACATCTGCATGATCCTGGGGGACCGAGCCCTCATGGAGAAGTACGAGGAGTTCATGCTCAGGAGGTGGCTGGTGGCTGAGCCTGACTGCCGCTGGTGCCCGGCCCCAGACTGTGG TTATGCAGTCATTGCGTTTGGCTGTGCCAGCTGCCCAAAGATCACCTGTGGGCGTGAGGGCTGTGGGACAGAGTTCTGCTACCACTGCAAACAGCTGTGGCACCCAAACCAGACATGCGACACAGCGCGCCAACAAAGGGCCCAAACTTTCCGGCTGAGGAGTTTCAGGTCCTCCTCCCTCAGCTACAGCCAAGAGAGTGGAGCCGCAG GCGATGACATCAAGCCGTGCCCACGATGTGCTGCCTatattatcaagatgaatgatgGGAGCTGTAATCACATGACGTGTGCAGTCTGCGGCTGTGAGTTCTGCTGGCTGTGCATGAAGGAAATCTCTGACCTGCACTATTTGAG TCCATCAGGCTGCACCTTCTGGGGGAAGAAGCCctggagcagaaagaagaagatccTCTGGCAGCTCGGCACGCTGGTGGGAGCACCTGTGGGCATCGCGCTCATAGCCGGCATCGCCATCCCTGCAATGATCATTGGAATCCCCGTCTATGTGGGCAGAAAG ATCCATAATCGCTACGAGGGCAAGGACATCTCTAAACACAAGAGAAATTTGGTGATCGCTGGTGGTGTGACGCTGTCTGTGATCGTGTCGCCGGTGGTGGCAGCAGTCACTGTTG GTATCGGTGTTCCCATCATGCTGGCTTACGTCTACGGAGTTGTCCCGATCTCTCTGTGCCGGAGCGGAGGCTGTGGGGTGTCTGCCGTCAACGGCAAAGGCGTGCGTATCGAGTTTGATGACGAAAACGACAACATAGGCAGCGGGGCAGCCGCAACAG aCACCACCTCAGTGGCTGAGACGCGTCTCAACAACCCCAGCCTCGGAGACGGAGCGAGTGTAGGCGGCCTGACGGGCCTCAGTGTCAGCGGGAGCCACATGGAGCGCTGCGGCATGAGCTCAACCCAGCGGGACAACATGAGCGACAACGCTAGCACCACGGCACTCGCTGGGACCAGCATCACAGGCAGCCTCTCAGGAAGCTGCTACAACAG gaTGGAAGTTCAGGCTGATGTCCAGAAGGAGCGCTGCAGTCTGAGTGGAGAGTCTGCCACGGTCAGTCTTGGGACAATCAGTGACAACGCGAGCACAAAAGCCATGGCGGGATCCATCCTCAATGCCTACATGCCTCTGGAAAG AGATAACAGTCTGGAAGTTCAGGCAGACGTGGAGTCCAAACAGGAGAAGGTGAGGCACTGCAGCGCCAGCAGCAGCCTGGATGAAGCCAGCTGTAGCAGCAGCATTGCCGGCCTCAAAGGTGCTAGCGGCGGAGCGTGTTCATGCCCGTCATCAAGCTGCTGTGCGCAGCACGACCACCACTGCTGCCCCTTCTCCATACCCTCCACTTCAGGGGGCAAGAGGAGCAAAGGAAAGCTCTGGAAAAGAGgtagcagtagcagcagcagcaagggagaaacaaaaatcaacGAGATGAGAGGCGATTTGGATGCTCAGCTCCTGGAGCAGCGCAGCACCAACTCGTCTGAGTTTGACTCTCCGTCTCTGAGCGGCAGCCTGCCCTCTGTGGCAGACTCGCACTGCAGCCACTTCTCATCAGAGCTCAGCTGCTCAGATCCCGAAACCTCAAGACCAGCTCAGCCCCCCTGCTCCACCACAATAGACCCCCAATCTCATCATCCCAACAACGCCACCGCCGCCTTCAATGATGTCAACATCACACCAATGCCCGAGGTGGAGCACGACCGCCTGGAGCATCATCCACCTCAGAGCAGCCGCACAGCCTTCACACACCGCCTGCTGTCCACATCTCCTCCCGCTTCACCAAAAGAGGAGGGCAGTGGGACGTTTTTGTACATCAGTGAGGAGAGCAAAGGCACCATGGCAGACACAGATCCggagaaagacaagaaaataaaagagacgaCCAAAAACACTACAGCACATTCTGTAAGCCCGACGAGGAAGCGCTGTATACAAACAGACATCTAA